A single genomic interval of Megalobrama amblycephala isolate DHTTF-2021 linkage group LG15, ASM1881202v1, whole genome shotgun sequence harbors:
- the cnot1 gene encoding CCR4-NOT transcription complex subunit 1 isoform X3, whose translation MNLDSLSLALSQISYLVDNLTKKNYRASQQEIQHIVNRHGPEADRHLLRCLFSHVDFSGDGKSSGKDFHQTQFLIQECVSLITKPNFISTLCYAIDNPLHYQKSLKPSPHLFTQLSKVLKLSKVQEVIFGLALLNSSNADLRGFAAQFVKQKLPDLLRSYVDADLGGNQEGGFQDIAIEVLHLLLSHLLFGQKGSSGVGQEQIDAFLKTLCRDFPQERCPVVLAPLLYPDKRDILMDRILPDSADLNKTMMESSLADFMQEVGYGFCASVEECRNIILQYGVREVTASQVARVLGMMARTHSGLSDGIGLQSISNPVGGGIWSDGKDKSDGSQAHTWNVEVLIDVVKEVNPNLNFKEVTYELDHPGFLIRDSKGLQIVVYGVQRGLGMEVFPVDLIYRPWKHAEGQLSFIQHSLMSPEVFCFADYPCHTVAIDILKAPPEDDNREIATWKSLDLVESLLRLSEVGHYEQVKQLFSFPIKHCPDMLVLALLQISTSWHTLRHELISTLMPIFLGNHPNSAIILHYAWHGQGQSPSIRQLIMHSMAEWYMRGEQYDQAKLSRILDVAQDLKSLSMLLNGTPFAFVIDLAALASRREYLKLDKWLTDKIREHGEPFIQACVTFLKRRCPSIMGGLAPEKDQPKSAQLPPETLATMLACLQSCAGSVSQELSETILTMVANCSNVMNKARQPPPGVLPKGRAPSTSSLDAISPVQMDPLSAMGSLSLGVSSTSHTPSMQGFPSLQGSAFSNPQSPAKAFSNLPNPNPSTAFPGINPLSSQLQGPLSTSLTGLGSGLGMPAVSSDPFGTRKMSTPGLNPPTFQQTDLSQVWPEANQHFSKEIDDEANSYFQRIYNHPPHPTMSVDEVLEMLQRFKDSNIKREREVFNCMLRNLFEEYRFFPQYPDKELHITACLFGGIIEKGLVTYMALGLALRYVLEALRKPYGSKMYYFGIAALDRFKNRLKDYPQYCQHLASIAHFLQFPHHLQEYIEYGQQSRDPPVKMQGSITTPGSLALAQAQAQSQTPKAPQPGQASTLVTTATTTTTVAKTTTITRPTAVGPKKDVPPSINTTNIDTLLVATDQTERIVEPPENVQEKIAFIFNNLSQSNMSQKVEELKETVKEEFMPWVSQYLVMKRVSIEPNFHSLYSNFLDTLKNPEFVKMVLNETYRNIKVLLTSDKAAANFSDRSLLKNLGHWLGMITLAKNKPILYTDLELKSLLLEAYVKGQQELLYVVPFVAKVLESSLRSVIFRPQNPWTMGIMNVLAELHQEHDLKLNLKFEIEVLCKNLSLDISELKPGNLLRDKEKLKNLEEQLSAPKKETKPPEEMLPIVTTAAPSTPATTTTCTATGPPTPQFSYHDINVYALAGLAPHININVNIPLLQAHPQLKQCVRPAIERAVQELVHPVVDRSIKIAMTTCEQIVRKDFALDSEESHMRVAAHHMMRNLTAGMAMITCREPLLMSIATNLKNSFAAALRAPTPQQREMMEEAAARIAQDNCELACCFIQKTAVEKAGPEMDKRLATEFELRKHARQEGRRYCDPMVLTYQAERMPEQIRLKVGGVDPKQLAVYEEFARNVPGFLPSNDLSQPTGFLAQPMKQQAWPTDDVAHIYDKCISDLEQHLHAIPPALAMNPQTQAIRSLLEAVVMARNSRDGIAALGLLQKAVEGLLDATSGADTDLLLSYRECHLLVLKALQDGRAYGPQWCNKQITRCLIECRDEYKYNVEAVELLIRNHLVNMQQYDMHLAQSMENGLNYMAVAFAMQLVKLLLVDERSVSHITEADLFHTIETLMRTSAHSRANAPEGLPQLMDVVRSNYEAMIDRHHGGPNFMMHSGISQASEYDDPPGLREKAEYLLREWVNLYHSAAAGRDSTKAFSAFVGQMHQQGILKTDDLITRFFRLCTEMCVEISYRAQAEQQHPTTSPAIIRAKCYHNLDAFVRLIALLVKHSGEATNTVTKINLLNKVGMLTAVLGIVVGVLIQDHDVRQTEFQQLPYHRIFIMLLLELNAPEHVLETINFQTLTAFCNTFHILRPTKAPGFVYAWLELISHRIFIARMLAHTPQQKGWPMYAQLLIDLFKYLAPFLRNVELNKPMQILYKGTLRVLLVLLHDFPEFLCDYHYGFCDVIPPNCIQLRNLILSAFPRNMRLPDPFTPNLKVDMLSEINIAPRILTNFTGVMPSQFKKDLDSYLKTRSPVTFLSELRSNLQVVHSRIVSNEPGNRYNIQLINALVLYVGTQAIAHIHNKGSTPSMSTITHSAHMDIFQNLAVDLDTEGRYLFLNAIANQLRYPNSHTHYFSCTMLYLFAEANAEAIQEQITRVLLERLIVNRPHPWGLLITFIELIKNPAFKFWSHDFVHCAPEIEKLFQSVAQCCMGQKQAQQVMEGTGAS comes from the exons ATGAATCTTGACTCGCTCTCGCTGGCTTTGTCTCAAATCAGCTACCTGGTGGACAATTTAACTAAGAAAAACTACAGAGCCAGCCAGCAGGAAATACAACAT ATTGTGAATCGTCACGGCCCTGAGGCAGACCGGCATTTATTACGCTGTCTCTTTTCCCATGTGGATTTCAGTGGCGATGGTAAAAGCAGTGGCAAAGATTTCCACCAG ACACAATTTCTGATCCAGGAGTGTGTGTCTCTTATTACGAAACCAAATTTTATTTCAACGCTTTGCTACGCCATTGACAATCCCCTGCACTATCAAAAG aGTTTGAAACCATCACCTCATTTATTTACTCAGCTGAGTAAAGTTCTCAAGCTAAGCAAGGTTCAAGAG GTGATTTTTGGCCTTGCTCTGCTGAACTCCAGCAACGCAGACCTTCGAGGGTTTG CTGCTCAATTTGTGAAGCAGAAGCTCCCTGACCTTCTCCGCTCGTACGTGGACGCGGACCTCGGAGGGAATCAGGAAGGTGGCTTCCAAGACATTGCCATAGAGGTTCTGCATCTGCTCCTCTCCCATCTTCTGTTCGGTCAGAAGGGCTCGAGCGGAGTCGGACAAGAGCAGATTGACGCGTTCCTCAAAACACTGTGCAGAG ATTTCCCGCAGGAGCGCTGTCCTGTGGTGCTCGCACCACTGCTGTACCCTGACAAACGGGACATTCTCATGGACAGGATCCTGCCAGACTCTGCAGATTTAAATAAGACCATGATGGAGAGTTCCCTTGCTGACTTCATGCAAGAAGTTGGCTATGGCTTTTGTGCGAG TGTCGAAGAGTGCAGGAACATAATCCTGCAGTATGGGGTGCGAGAGGTGACGGCCAGTCAGGTGGCCAGAGTGCTGGGGATGATGGCCCGCACTCACTCCGGGCTGTCCGACGGCATTGGCCTACAG TCCATTTCCAATCCAGTGGGTGGAGGGATCTGGAGTGATGGGAAGGACAAGAGTGATGGCTCTCAGGCCCACACCTGGAATGTTGAAGTTCTGATTGATGTGGTCAAAGAAGTG AACCCCAATCTGAATTTTAAAGAGGTGACCTATGAGCTTGATCACCCAGGCTTTCTGATCCGGGACAGTAAGGGTCTTCAGATAGTGGTCTATGGGGTCCAGAGGGGTCTGGGAATGGAGGTGTTCCCAGTGGATCTCATCTACAGACCATGGAAGCATGCAGAAGGACAg TTATCGTTCATTCAGCACTCCCTGATGAGTCCTGAAGTGTTCTGCTTTGCTGACTACCCCTGTCATACGGTTGCCATTGACATCCTGAAGGCCCCACCCGAGGATGACAACAGAGAGATAGCCACATG GAAGAGCTTGGACCTAGTGGAGAGCCTCTTGCGCCTCTCTGAAGTTGGGCATTATGAACAGGTGAAGCAGCTCTTTAGCTTCCCCATCAAGCACTGCCCAGACATGCTGGTGCTGGCGCTGCTGCAGATCAGCACCTCCTGGCACACCCTGCGTCATGAGCTCATCTCCACCCTCATGCCCATCTTCCTGGGCAACCACCCCAACTCTGCCATCATCTTGCACTATGCCTGGCATGGACAG GGCCAGTCCCCCTCCATCCGCCAGCTGATCATGCACTCTATGGCCGAGTGGTACATGAGAGGAGAGCAATACGACCAGGCCAAGCTATCTCGCATCCTGGATGTGGCTCAAGACTTGAAG TCTCTATCGATGCTGCTGAATGGTACTCCATTTGCCTTTGTTATTGACCTTGCTGCACTTGCCTCTCGCCGTGAATACCTCAAACTTGACAAATGGCTCACTGACAAAATACGAGAGCACGGG GAGCCGTTCATCCAGGCGTGCGTCACGTTCCTGAAGAGACGATGTCCCTCCATCATGGGTGGTTTGGCCCCAGAGAAAGACCAGCCGAAGAGTGCTCAACTTCCTCCTGAAACACTGGCTACAATGCTTGCATGTCTGCAGTCTTGTGCTGG GAGTGTGTCTCAAGAGCTGTCAGAGACAATCTTGACCATGGTGGCCAACTGTAGCAATGTGATGAACAAGGCCCGACAGCCGCCACCAGGAGTCCTGCCAAAGGGACGAGCTCCCAGCACCAGCAGCTTAGATGCTATCTCACCTGTTCAA ATGGACCCTCTCTCTGCGATGGGCTCTTTGAGTCTAGGTGTCTCATCCACCTCTCATACCCCGAGCATGCAAGGATTCCCCAGCCTGCAGGGCTCTGCCTTTAGTAATCCCCAGTCCCCAGCCAAAGCCTTCTCAAATCTACCAAACCCAAACCCCAGCACAGCTTTCCCAGGAATCAACCCCCTCTCTTCGCAGCTCCAAG GTCCTCTGAGCACGAGCTTGACTGGGCTTGGCTCAGGTTTGGGAATGCCCGCCGTCAGCAGCGATCCCTTCGGCACCAGGAAGATGAGCACACCGGGGCTAAACCCGCCCACATTTCAGCAGA CTGACCTTTCTCAGGTGTGGCCCGAGGCAAACCAGCACTTTAGTAAGGAGATTGACGATGAAGCAAACAGCTATTTCCAGCGCATCTACAACCATCCGCCACACCCCACAATGTCTGTGGATGAG GTGCTGGAAATGCTGCAAAGATTTAAGGACTCGAACATCAAGCGGGAACGGGAAGTTTTTAACTGCATGCTGAGGAATCTGTTTGAGGAGTACCGATTCTTCCCTCAGTATCCAGACAAAGAGCTGCACATCACTGCATGCCTCTTTGGGGGAATCATTGAGAAGGGCCTAGTGACGTACATGGCGCTGGGCTTGGCCTTACGATATGTGCTGGAAGCTTTACGTAAACCTTATGGATCAAAGATGTATTACTTTGGGATCGCTGCACTAGATAGATTTAAAAATAG ACTGAAGGACTATCCCCAGTACTGTCAGCACTTGGCGTCAATAGCCCATTTCCTGCAGTTCCCACACCATTTACAAGAG TATATAGAGTATGGCCAGCAGTCCAGAGACCCTCCTGTGAAGATGCAAGGCTCAATTACCACCCCAGGTAGCCTGGCTCTAGCCCAGGCTCAAGCTCAGTCTCAGACCCCTAAAGCCCCCCAACCTGGCCAAGCCAGCACCTTAGTGACCACAGCCACCACGACCACCACCGTTGCCAAAACCACCACCATCACGAGACCTACAGCTGTTGGACCGAAGAAGGACGTGCCA CCTTCAATCAACACCACAAACATTGACACCTTGTTGGTGGCCACAGACCAGACTGAAAGGATCGTTGAACCCCCAGAGAATGTTCAGGAGAAGATTGCATTCATCTTCAACAACTTGTCCCAATCAAACATGTCCCAAAAG GTGGAGGAGCTGAAAGAGACTGTGAAAGAAGAATTCATGCCCTGGGTCTCTCAGTACCTGGTCATGAAGCGTGTCAGCATTGAGCCCAACTTCCACAGCCTGTATTCTAACTTCCTGGACACACTGAAAAATCCAGAGTTTGTTAAAATGGTTCTCAATGAGACTTACAGAAACATCAAg gtCCTTCTTACCTCTGATAAGGCAGCTGCTAACTTCTCAGATCGATCCCTGCTGAAGAATCTGGGTCACTGGCTTGGAATGATCACCCTAGCTAAAAACAAACCCATCCTTTACACA GATCTGGAGCTAAAGTCTCTCTTGCTGGAGGCTTATGTGAAAGGCCAGCAGGAGTTACTGTATGTTGTCCCCTTTGTGGCCAAAGTCTTGGAATCAAGTCTGCGGAGTGTG ATCTTCAGACCGCAGAACCCTTGGACCATGGGCATCATGAATGTATTGGCTGAGCTCCATCAAGAGCATGACTTAAAG CTTAACCTCAAGTTTGAGATCGAGGTGCTCTGCAAGAATCTGTCTCTGGACATCAGTGAGCTGAAGCCAGGAAACCTGCTGAGAGACAAAGAGAAGCTGAAGAATTTAGAGGAGCAGCTCTCTGCACCAAAGAAAGAGACCAAGCCTCCTGAAGAGATGCTGCCTATAGTTACTACAG CTGCTCCCTCGACTCCGGCCACCACCACAACCTGTACTGCCACGGGGCCACCCACACCACAGTTCAGCTACCATGACATCAATGTGTATGCCCTGGCTGGCCTTGCCCCGCACATCAACATCAATGTTAAC ATCCCACTGCTGCAGGCCCACCCTCAGCTGAAGCAGTGCGTGAGACCAGCAATCGAGCGTGCCGTACAGGAGCTTGTGCACCCAGTGGTGGACCGATCAATCAAGATCGCCATGACCACCTGCGAGCAGATAGTCCGGAAAGACTTTGCGCTAGACTCTGAGGAGTCTCACATGCGCGTAGCTGCCCACCACATGATGCGCAACCTGACAGCCGGCATGGCCATGATCACCTGTAGAGAGCCGCTGCTCATGAGCATTGCCACCAACCTGAAGAACAGCTTTGCAGCAGCTCTTAGG GCTCCCACACCCCAGCAGAGAGAGATGATGGAAGAGGCGGCTGCTCGCATCGCACAGGACAACTGTGAGCTTGCGTGTTGCTTTATCCAAAAGACGGCAGTGGAGAAAGCTGGACCTGAGATGGACAAGAGACTGGCAACT GAATTTGAGCTGAGGAAGCACGCTCGCCAAGAAGGCCGCCGCTATTGTGATCCCATGGTACTCACCTATCAGGCAGAGCGTATGCCAGAGCAAATCAGACTGAAG GTCGGTGGAGTGGATCCTAAACAGCTGGCTGTTTATGAGGAGTTTGCCCGAAATGTTCCTGGCTTCCTACCCAGTAACGACCTGTCTCAGCCCACTGGTTTCCTTGCCCAACCAATGAAG CAACAGGCATGGCCCACTGATGATGTGGCTCACATCTATGATAAGTGCATTTCGGACCTGGAGCAGCATCTGCACGCTATTCCACCTGCGCTGGCCATGAATCCACAGACCCAGGCTATACGCAGCCTCCTGGAGGCAGTTGTCATGGCTAGGAACTCCCGTGATGGCATTGCTGCCCTGGGCCTTTTGCAAAAG GCTGTGGAGGGTCTGCTAGATGCCACCAGTGGCGCTGATACTGATCTGTTGCTAAGCTACAGGGAGTGCCACCTGTTGGTGCTGAAAGCTCTACAGGACGGTCGTGCCTACGGCCCACAGTGGTGCAACAAACAAATCACCAG ATGCCTGATTGAGTGCAGAGATGAATACAAGTACAACGTTGAGGCCGTAGAGCTCCTCATCAGAAACCACCTGGTCAACATGCAGCAGTATGACATGCACCTGGCTCAG TCCATGGAGAATGGTCTGAACTACATGGCCGTGGCATTCGCCATGCAGCTAGTGAAGCTCCTGCTGGTTGACGAACGCAGCGTGAGCCACATCACAGAGGCAGATCTCTTCCACACCATCGAGACGTTGATGAGGACCAGTGCTCACTCCAGAGCTAACGCTCCTGAAGG TTTGCCCCAGCTGATGGATGTTGTCCGCTCCAACTACGAGGCCATGATCGATCGTCACCATGGTGGGCCAAACTTCATGATGCACTCTGGGATTTCTCAAGCCTCTGAGTATGATGACCCGCCAGGTCTTAGAGAGAAGGCAGAGTACCTGCTGAGAGAATGGGTCAACCTGTACCACTCAGCAGCTGCAGGAAGGGACAGCACTAAGGCCTTCTCTGCATTTGTTGGACAG ATGCACCAGCAGGGCATCCTGAAGACCGACGACCTCATCACTCGCTTCTTCCGGCTGTGCACAGAGATGTGCGTGGAGATCAGTTACCGCGCTCAAGCCGAACAGCAGCACCCCACCACCAGCCCTGCCATCATCAGGGCAAAGTGCTACCATAACCTGGATGCTTTTGTTCGGCTCATTGCCCTTCTGGTCAAACACTCCGGAGAAGCGACCAACACGGTCACCAAAATCAACCTCCTCAACAAGGTTGGAATGCTTACAGCG GTTCTGGGCATTGTGGTGGGTGTGTTGATCCAGGATCACGATGTGAGGCAGACTGAGTTCCAGCAGCTTCCATACCACCGAATCTTCATCATGCTTCTGCTGGAGCTTAATGCACCAGAGCATGTGCTGGAGACCATCAACTTCCAGACGCTCACTGCCTTCTG CAACACCTTCCACATCCTGAGGCCTACTAAAGCACCTGGTTTTGTGTATGCTTGGCTGGAGCTCATCTCTCACCGCATCTTCATTGCCAGGATGCTTGCacacaccccacaacaaaag GGTTGGCCAATGTATGCCCAGCTGCTGATTGACTTGTTCAAGTATCTTGCACCCTTCCTAAGGAATGTTGAACTCAACAAACCTATGCAAATTCTCTACAAG GGAACACTTCGTGTGCTGCTTGTCCTGCTACATGACTTCCCAGAATTCCTGTGCGACTACCATTATGGCTTTTGCGATGTCATCCCGCCCAACTGCATCCAGCTGAGGAACCTGATCCTGAGTGCCTTCCCCCGCAACATGAGGCTTCCAGACCCCTTTACCCCTAATCTGAAG GTGGATATGCTGAGTGAAATCAACATCGCTCCCCGCATCCTCACTAACTTCACTGGTGTGATGCCATCCCAGTTTAAGAAGGATCTTGACTCCTACCTCAAGACCCGCTCTCCTGTCACCTTCCTCTCTGAGCTGCGCAGCAACCTGCAGGTAGTTCACAGCAGAATC